From the genome of Candidatus Methylomirabilota bacterium, one region includes:
- the pnp gene encoding polyribonucleotide nucleotidyltransferase, giving the protein MSHTVQLEINGLPFSIETGKVAKQADGAVVVRYGGTMVLATCVAAKSGKESQDFFPLTVEYRERMYAGGRIPGGYFKREGAPVKKETLTARLIDRPIRPLFPDGFRNEIQVICLTISADPQNDPDILAMNGASAALCLSGIPFDGPVGAVRVGLVDGKLVANPTNDQQAASSLELVIAGTEEAVLMVEAGAKEVPEETMLEAIAFGHAECKKLVRVQKELAAKAAKPRWLFDPAAGRDRELEARVKGLAAPKLAAALATHEKQARAGSVGRVFDEVWAALGVDESKKPIARKAFEEVESAEVRRLIVERGVRVDGRKVNEIRPISIELAYLPRAHGSALFTRGETQALVSATLGTKSDEQKIEALEGETWRHFMLHYNFPSFSVGEVRRFGGPSRRDIGHGALAERAVEAVLPPKEEFPYTIRVVSDILESNGSSSMATVCGASLALMDAGAPIKSHVAGIAMGLVKEGDRYGILTDIMGSEDHYGDMDFKVAGTEKGIAALQMDIKIAGVSIDIMREALKQAREARLIVLGKMREALEKPRPELSPYAPRFVTIKIRTEKIREIIGPGGKVIRGIQEQTGTKIDVEDDGRVTVFSPDSESVQKAVAIIQDICREVELDRIYLGKVKKIVEFGAFVEVIPNTEGLLHISQIAESRIRSVQDVLTEGDEVLVKVIEIDGNGKMRLSRKMALREQPALADKEKLKNPQAANPPRA; this is encoded by the coding sequence ATGAGTCACACCGTACAGCTCGAGATCAATGGCTTGCCGTTCTCCATCGAAACTGGCAAGGTCGCGAAGCAGGCGGACGGGGCGGTCGTGGTGCGCTACGGGGGCACGATGGTGCTCGCCACGTGCGTGGCCGCCAAGAGCGGCAAAGAGTCGCAGGACTTCTTCCCCCTCACGGTCGAGTACCGCGAGCGCATGTACGCCGGAGGCCGGATCCCCGGCGGGTACTTCAAGCGCGAGGGCGCGCCGGTCAAGAAGGAGACGCTCACCGCCCGCCTCATCGACCGGCCGATCCGCCCGCTCTTCCCCGACGGCTTTCGCAACGAGATCCAGGTGATCTGTCTGACGATCTCGGCCGATCCGCAGAACGACCCCGACATCCTCGCCATGAACGGCGCCTCGGCCGCCCTCTGCCTGTCCGGCATCCCGTTCGACGGGCCGGTCGGCGCCGTGCGCGTCGGCCTCGTGGACGGGAAGCTCGTGGCGAATCCCACGAACGACCAGCAGGCCGCGTCGAGCCTCGAGCTCGTCATCGCGGGCACCGAGGAGGCGGTCCTCATGGTCGAGGCGGGCGCCAAGGAGGTGCCCGAGGAGACGATGCTCGAGGCGATCGCCTTCGGCCACGCGGAGTGCAAGAAGCTCGTGCGGGTCCAGAAGGAGCTGGCGGCGAAGGCGGCGAAGCCCCGCTGGCTGTTCGATCCCGCGGCGGGCCGTGACCGCGAGCTCGAGGCGCGCGTGAAGGGTCTCGCCGCGCCCAAGCTCGCCGCGGCGCTCGCGACCCACGAGAAGCAGGCGCGCGCCGGGTCGGTCGGCCGCGTGTTCGACGAGGTGTGGGCGGCGCTCGGCGTCGACGAGTCCAAGAAGCCCATCGCGCGCAAGGCGTTCGAGGAGGTCGAGAGCGCGGAGGTCCGCCGGCTGATCGTCGAGCGGGGGGTCCGCGTGGACGGCCGGAAGGTCAACGAGATCCGGCCGATCTCGATCGAGCTGGCGTACCTGCCGCGGGCCCACGGGTCGGCGCTCTTCACGCGCGGCGAGACCCAGGCGCTCGTGTCCGCCACGCTCGGCACCAAGTCGGACGAGCAGAAGATCGAGGCGCTCGAGGGCGAGACCTGGCGCCACTTCATGCTGCACTACAACTTTCCGTCGTTCTCCGTCGGCGAGGTCCGGCGCTTCGGCGGGCCCTCCCGCCGGGACATCGGCCACGGCGCCCTCGCCGAGCGCGCGGTCGAGGCGGTGCTGCCGCCGAAGGAGGAGTTCCCGTACACGATCCGCGTGGTCTCGGACATCCTCGAGTCGAACGGCTCGTCGTCCATGGCCACCGTGTGCGGCGCCTCGCTCGCGCTCATGGACGCGGGCGCACCCATCAAGTCGCACGTCGCCGGCATCGCGATGGGGCTCGTCAAGGAGGGCGACCGCTACGGGATCCTGACCGACATCATGGGCAGCGAGGACCACTACGGCGACATGGACTTCAAGGTCGCCGGGACCGAGAAGGGCATCGCGGCGCTCCAGATGGACATCAAGATCGCGGGCGTGTCGATCGACATCATGCGCGAGGCGCTCAAGCAGGCGCGCGAGGCGCGGCTGATCGTCCTCGGCAAGATGCGCGAGGCGCTCGAGAAGCCGCGCCCGGAGCTCAGTCCGTACGCGCCGCGCTTCGTCACGATCAAGATCCGCACGGAGAAGATCCGCGAGATCATCGGCCCAGGCGGCAAGGTGATCCGCGGCATCCAGGAGCAGACCGGCACCAAGATCGACGTCGAGGACGACGGCCGGGTCACCGTCTTCTCGCCCGACAGCGAGTCGGTGCAGAAGGCGGTCGCGATCATCCAGGACATCTGTCGCGAGGTCGAGCTCGACCGGATCTACCTCGGCAAGGTGAAGAAGATCGTCGAGTTCGGCGCCTTCGTCGAGGTCATCCCGAACACCGAGGGGCTGCTCCACATCTCGCAGATCGCCGAGTCACGCATCCGCTCCGTCCAGGACGTGCTGACGGAGGGCGACGAGGTCCTCGTCAAGGTGATCGAGATCGACGGCAACGGCAAGATGCGGCTCAGCCGCAAGATGGCGCTGCGCGAGCAGCCGGCGCTCGCGGACAAGGAAAAGCTGAAGAATCCCCAGGCGGCGAATCCCCC